A region of the Cottoperca gobio chromosome 22, fCotGob3.1, whole genome shotgun sequence genome:
TACGCCGCCTTCCTTTCCACATTGCCTCTGCTTCCTTTTCTCATCTTCTGGCTGCGCCGAAGGACTTTAGTGATGTGATAACTACAAAAGGACACAATAGGAACAGGGATAAGGAAGCCTACAGTGCTGACAGTCATGTTGTAGCGCAATCTCCAGCCTTCATGAGGATATGCTAGGTAGCATGCGTCAATGCCCAGATGAGGGAAAAACTGGACAGAGCGGAAGAGGACAGCAGGGAAGCTGAGCAAGACCCCAGCAATCCAGATACTGAAGCAAATCCCACGTGCCCAGAAggcccgtctctctctcccctgagTTAGGGGTCTAGTGAGGGCTAGGTATCTGTCCATGCTCACAAGCGTAAGGAAGAGCACACTGCAATAATAATTCATCCCAATGACAATGTTGATAAATTGGCACATGGCCTCTCCAAACCTCCAGTGGAACTTGTTGATAACAGTTGCTACCCAGAACGGCAGGCAGGAAACCATGAGGAGATCAGCTGCTGCCAGGTTGCTCAGGTAGATGTCGGCCACAGTGCTGCGTCTTTTCTGGAGACAGAACACACATAGCACAAAGAAGTTCCCGATCACTCCAAAGAGGCAGATGATGGACATGTAGGCAGGCTGCATGGTGTAAACCCAGTCCCATGCATCTGTGTGGTTGCAGAAAAGCTCATCTTTTGCGGCACTCTCCATAAGTAACGTGGATCACTGTAAAAGctgctccacagaaacaggGGTTTTAGAGTTAGAAATAAAGGGTGTGTTCAATTCTAATACATATGACAGTAAAACCTTTTAACTGTGTCAACAGATTTAATGTATGTGTTGTTACTTTCACATCATGATTTGAGTTCCAGAGGGAGAAGGGATAATTAATTTAATGGACTGTTAGTGATTTAATGGTGGTTTATCAGTCTGAGCACACAGCACGCACATGCCGGAGTCAAAAAGAGGTGTCTTAGCAACAGATACTGTGCCGAATATGTCTGTGATTGTGGACTTACAAACATAGAGGATGATTACATACACGCAATGGAAATGAAGTCCAACTGATTCTGCTCACATTTTGTGTAAGGATATACAAACTAAGATGATACAGCAGATATTGTgcatattatttttcatttttcagaagagaataaatacatttttggactAAGCTTTTAAGCTTTAGGCCTCTGGCGAGACGTTTCTCTTGGCAGATTGACATTTGAGGGCCGGCTTTACAAAGATGACACACTTCCATGGTATGTTACCAACAGGAGTACGTCAACCTCCTGTATTGCcttataaagttttttttacccCAACATTTGAGCATTATGCCATTGAGTTTTTATTACACTCAGAAGGTGGAACATAGTAAACTAAACTGATTAGCATAATCCTGAAAGGCAGACAAGAATTCATGGAACAAGGTCAAACAGAGTATTTTTGGCAggcatttcatttatattttgaggTAACTTTGTCTGcctgcatgttttttttgttccacAAACATTTCCAGCTCTGGCAATGGTGGTAAATCCTGACTCGTAACAAAGATTTCCTGTTTGGCACAACATACTTTCATTTTCGGGACAACTAGGGGTGGACCCTCGACCACAGCCCACAATGAGTCAACATTGGCCAATTAAATGGTGGTGTGGGGAGAAATGTAACATGAGACAAGCAATATTCATACAGCCAACAAAAAAGAGCGTGCTCGTGTGTCACCACTGGAAAATCTTTGACATAATCCTGTTTTTAACTTTGCAGACAATGAgtcaaaaacaccagaaaacaCAGCAGTTATTCGTTCTCTCTCACATTTTCTAGTTTTTGTGCTCAACTCAACATTGAAATACTTTATAAAGATTCAACGAGACATGGGACAAACcatatgtatgttttatttgacctgttatatgttcaaataaaaacaaatactgctGCTATTTACAATATGAGTTATTAGTAATACAAGACAGAATAtgaaaattgtatttatgtatttaaataaatatttttacagcAACCAGGCTGATTTAAATCACACCACCATCAAGAAACAAAGAAGCTGTAGTTTAATGCATGTGTTGAAACtgttataaagttataaaaacaATCCATTCAAGCCTTGTATGGGCTTATATCTACATTTCTTAAAAATGATTAAAGCTAGTTTATGTTTTTGAGAACAGGTattgtatgtgttgtatatatattttgacCAAGGGTACAATACAACATCCACTAAAAATCTAATATTGAATTTAGCTTATCATTTGTGCATCTTTAAGGGGTACATTGCTTTTGAAAGTAATATTTTATACCAAAGTCTTCAGTGTAGCGGACAGGTTTGATGAACGTGAGGACTCAGGGGTGGCTGTTTTGCAAATTCTCCATTGCTTGAAGAGTTCACAAACTTTTTTACGGAAGTTCTTTCCTACAATGACGTAGAGGATGGGGTTGAGAACACTGTTGAAGAAGGCG
Encoded here:
- the LOC115027708 gene encoding B2 bradykinin receptor-like; amino-acid sequence: MESAAKDELFCNHTDAWDWVYTMQPAYMSIICLFGVIGNFFVLCVFCLQKRRSTVADIYLSNLAAADLLMVSCLPFWVATVINKFHWRFGEAMCQFINIVIGMNYYCSVLFLTLVSMDRYLALTRPLTQGRERRAFWARGICFSIWIAGVLLSFPAVLFRSVQFFPHLGIDACYLAYPHEGWRLRYNMTVSTVGFLIPVPIVSFCSYHITKVLRRSQKMRKGSRGNVERKAAYLVLVVLAVFILCWLPYQVLIFLDTLDHYEVVSGCTWAYVLDIGNQLATYLGYSNSSLNPFLYVIVGKHFKQRARELFRLVLCRRKRPWGKSSHSKSNLNSTKQTESTKI